In one Pseudomonas sp. SCA2728.1_7 genomic region, the following are encoded:
- the ftsY gene encoding signal recognition particle-docking protein FtsY, translating to MFGSNDDKKTPAAAGEKKSLFGWLRKKPQEPVVEQPPVIPEPAPAPAPVIEEEPAPIVLPIAEPVLQPVEPEPEPEAPVAAELPLTPAAEPWLTLPVAEEPVALVEEAAPHVTPVIPAPAAFVSEVAPVPVVEPVVEPAPVVAEPVVAELVVPESVAPVVVAPVAPVIQQPEPAPAPAPAPVVAAPVTPVEVIAEAPVEAPRTEETKAGFFARLKQGLSKTSASIGEGMASLFLGRKTIDDDLLDDLETRLLTADVGVEATTQIIQRLTQKVARKELADADALYKSLQAELAAMLKPVEQPLKIVSQNKPFVILVVGVNGAGKTTTIGKLAKKLQLEGKKVMLAAGDTFRAAAVEQLQVWGERNKIPVIAQHTGADSASVIFDAVQAAKARGIDVLIADTAGRLHTKDNLMEELKKVRRVIGKLDADAPHEVLLVLDAGTGQNAINQAKQFNQTVELTGLALTKLDGTAKGGVIFALAKQFGLPIRYIGVGEGIDDLRTFEAEPFVQALFAERERS from the coding sequence ATGTTTGGTTCCAACGACGACAAGAAGACCCCAGCTGCGGCTGGCGAGAAGAAAAGCCTGTTCGGATGGCTGCGTAAGAAACCGCAGGAACCCGTCGTCGAACAGCCGCCGGTGATTCCTGAGCCAGCCCCTGCGCCGGCTCCAGTCATAGAAGAAGAGCCGGCACCGATTGTGCTGCCGATTGCCGAGCCGGTGCTGCAGCCGGTTGAGCCAGAACCCGAGCCCGAAGCGCCTGTGGCGGCTGAACTGCCGCTGACCCCGGCGGCCGAGCCGTGGCTGACTTTGCCAGTGGCGGAAGAGCCGGTGGCGTTGGTTGAAGAGGCTGCGCCGCACGTTACGCCAGTGATTCCTGCGCCTGCTGCGTTTGTGTCCGAGGTGGCGCCGGTGCCTGTGGTTGAACCGGTTGTCGAGCCTGCGCCGGTTGTTGCAGAGCCTGTGGTTGCTGAACTTGTTGTTCCTGAGTCTGTTGCTCCGGTGGTTGTCGCCCCCGTTGCCCCGGTCATTCAACAACCCGAGCCTGCACCTGCACCTGCACCTGCACCGGTTGTCGCTGCTCCTGTTACTCCAGTTGAAGTGATTGCCGAGGCCCCCGTCGAAGCCCCGCGCACCGAAGAAACCAAAGCCGGTTTCTTCGCCCGTCTCAAGCAAGGCCTGTCGAAAACCAGCGCCAGCATCGGCGAGGGCATGGCCAGCCTGTTCCTCGGCCGTAAAACCATCGACGACGATCTGCTTGATGACCTCGAAACCCGTCTGCTCACCGCCGACGTCGGTGTCGAAGCCACCACGCAGATCATCCAGCGCCTGACCCAGAAGGTCGCCCGCAAAGAGCTGGCCGATGCCGACGCGCTGTACAAATCCCTGCAGGCCGAACTGGCCGCGATGCTCAAACCGGTGGAACAACCGCTGAAGATCGTTTCGCAGAACAAGCCATTCGTGATTCTGGTGGTTGGCGTCAACGGCGCCGGCAAAACCACCACCATTGGCAAACTGGCGAAGAAGCTGCAACTGGAAGGCAAGAAAGTCATGCTCGCCGCCGGTGACACCTTCCGCGCCGCCGCTGTGGAGCAATTGCAGGTCTGGGGCGAGCGCAACAAGATCCCGGTGATCGCTCAGCACACCGGCGCCGACTCGGCTTCGGTGATCTTCGACGCCGTGCAGGCCGCCAAGGCCCGTGGCATCGACGTATTGATCGCTGACACCGCCGGTCGTCTGCACACCAAAGACAACCTGATGGAAGAACTGAAAAAGGTTCGCCGGGTCATCGGCAAGCTCGACGCCGACGCCCCGCACGAAGTGCTGCTGGTGCTCGACGCCGGTACTGGCCAGAACGCCATCAACCAGGCCAAGCAATTCAACCAGACCGTCGAACTGACCGGTCTGGCGCTGACCAAACTCGACGGTACCGCCAAGGGCGGGGTGATTTTCGCCCTGGCCAAGCAGTTTGGCCTGCCGATCCGCTACATTGGCGTCGGTGAAGGCATCGACGACTTGCGTACCTTTGAAGCCGAACCCTTTGTCCAGGCACTGTTTGCCGAGCGGGAGCGTTCATGA
- the ftsE gene encoding cell division ATP-binding protein FtsE — MIRFEQVGKRYPNGHVGLHELSFRVRRGEFLFVTGHSGAGKSTLLRLLLAMERPTSGKLLLAGQDLSTISNAQIPFLRRQIGVVFQNHQLLFDRTVFNNVALPLQILGLSKAEIAKRVDSALERVALSDKTDLYPGDLSTGQQQRVGIARAIVHRPALLLADEPTGNLDPRLAAEIMGVFEDINRLGTSVLIASHDLALIARMRHRMLTLQRGRLIGDGEAGE, encoded by the coding sequence ATGATTCGTTTCGAACAGGTCGGTAAGCGCTACCCGAACGGTCACGTCGGCTTGCATGAGCTGAGCTTTCGAGTCCGTCGTGGCGAGTTCTTGTTTGTCACCGGCCACTCCGGTGCCGGTAAATCCACGTTGTTGCGCCTGTTGCTGGCGATGGAACGTCCGACCAGCGGCAAACTGCTGCTGGCCGGGCAAGACCTGAGCACTATCAGCAACGCGCAGATTCCGTTCCTGCGTCGGCAGATCGGCGTGGTGTTCCAGAATCACCAGTTGCTGTTCGATCGTACGGTGTTCAACAACGTCGCCTTGCCGCTGCAGATTCTCGGGCTGTCCAAAGCCGAAATCGCCAAGCGTGTCGATTCGGCGCTGGAGCGCGTGGCACTTTCGGATAAAACCGATCTGTATCCGGGCGACCTGTCCACCGGTCAGCAGCAGCGTGTCGGTATTGCTCGCGCCATCGTTCACCGTCCGGCCTTGCTGCTGGCGGACGAACCGACCGGTAACCTCGACCCGCGTCTGGCGGCGGAAATCATGGGCGTGTTCGAAGACATCAATCGTCTGGGCACCAGCGTGCTGATCGCCAGTCACGACCTGGCGCTGATCGCACGCATGCGTCACCGCATGCTGACCCTGCAACGCGGCCGATTGATTGGCGACGGGGAGGCCGGCGAATGA
- the ftsX gene encoding permease-like cell division protein FtsX: MSATRSPKVSERVAPKAADPQPPKKKKHDEDDGPDFATLFRAWVESHRASLLDSLRRLGKQPIGSFFTCMVMAVALSLPMGLSLLLNNVERLGGSWQRAAQISLYLQLDASPEQGESLREQIKGMPGVADAEYVGRDQALEEFQQQSGLGEALRELPENPLPGVVLVTPNEVDKPTLEALRQKLSELPKVQQAQLDLVWVERLAAILKLGDRFVFGLTVLLVSALLLVIGNTIRLHIENRRTEIEVIKLVGGTDSYVRRPFLYMGALYGFGAGLLSWGVLAFGLNWLNDAVVGLAGLYGSDFALAGVPVADGLSLLLGAVLLGYIGAWIAVARHLRELAPK; the protein is encoded by the coding sequence ATGAGTGCCACACGCAGTCCGAAGGTTTCCGAACGCGTGGCCCCGAAGGCCGCCGATCCGCAGCCGCCAAAGAAGAAAAAGCACGACGAAGACGACGGCCCGGACTTTGCCACGTTGTTCCGTGCCTGGGTCGAAAGCCATCGCGCCAGCCTGCTCGACAGCCTGCGTCGTTTGGGCAAACAGCCGATTGGCAGCTTCTTCACCTGCATGGTCATGGCGGTCGCGCTGAGTCTGCCGATGGGGCTTTCGCTGTTGCTTAACAACGTCGAACGTCTTGGCGGTTCGTGGCAGCGGGCGGCGCAGATTTCACTGTACCTGCAACTCGACGCCAGCCCTGAGCAAGGCGAGTCGTTGCGTGAACAGATCAAAGGCATGCCCGGCGTAGCTGATGCTGAATATGTCGGTCGCGATCAGGCGCTGGAGGAGTTCCAGCAACAGTCCGGACTGGGCGAAGCCCTGCGTGAGCTGCCGGAGAACCCGTTGCCGGGCGTGGTGCTGGTCACCCCGAACGAAGTCGACAAGCCAACGCTGGAAGCATTAAGACAAAAACTTTCCGAGTTGCCCAAGGTACAACAGGCGCAACTTGATCTAGTCTGGGTCGAGCGTCTGGCCGCCATCCTCAAGCTTGGCGATCGTTTTGTCTTCGGTCTGACGGTGCTTTTGGTTTCCGCATTACTTTTGGTGATAGGCAATACCATTCGTCTTCATATTGAAAACCGCCGCACCGAGATAGAAGTGATTAAACTCGTCGGCGGCACTGACAGCTATGTGCGTCGTCCCTTCCTTTATATGGGCGCGTTGTATGGCTTCGGTGCGGGACTGTTGTCCTGGGGTGTATTGGCGTTCGGCCTGAACTGGCTGAACGATGCGGTGGTTGGACTGGCCGGCTTGTACGGCAGTGATTTCGCGCTGGCCGGAGTGCCAGTTGCCGACGGTCTGTCGCTCTTGCTTGGCGCGGTGCTGTTGGGTTATATCGGTGCATGGATTGCAGTCGCACGCCATCTCAGGGAGTTGGCGCCGAAGTAG
- the rpoH gene encoding RNA polymerase sigma factor RpoH, producing the protein MTNSLQPAYALVPGANLEAYVHTVNSIPLLTPEQERELAESLYYEQDLGAARQMVLAHLRFVVHIARSYSGYGLAQADLIQEGNVGLMKAVKRFNPEMGVRLVSFAVHWIKAEIHEFILRNWRIVKVATTKAQRKLFFNLRSQKKRLAWLNNEEVHRVAESLGVEPREVREMESRLTGHDMAFDPAAEADDDSAFQSPANYLEDHRYDPARQLEDADWSDNSNSNLHEALEVLDERSRDILYQRWLAEEKATLHDLAQKYNVSAERIRQLEKSAMNKLKLSIAA; encoded by the coding sequence ATGACCAATTCTTTGCAACCTGCGTATGCGTTGGTTCCGGGTGCGAACCTGGAAGCTTACGTGCACACCGTCAACAGCATTCCATTGCTGACGCCGGAGCAGGAGCGTGAACTGGCCGAGAGTCTCTACTATGAGCAGGATTTGGGGGCGGCTCGGCAGATGGTGCTCGCCCACCTGCGTTTTGTCGTACACATTGCCCGTAGCTATTCCGGCTACGGTCTGGCTCAGGCTGACCTGATCCAGGAAGGTAACGTCGGCCTGATGAAGGCCGTGAAGCGCTTCAACCCGGAAATGGGTGTGCGTCTGGTGTCGTTCGCCGTGCACTGGATCAAGGCGGAAATTCACGAGTTCATTCTGCGCAACTGGCGCATTGTGAAAGTCGCGACCACCAAGGCCCAGCGCAAGCTGTTCTTCAACCTGCGCAGCCAGAAGAAACGTCTGGCGTGGCTGAACAACGAGGAAGTCCACCGTGTGGCGGAAAGCCTCGGCGTTGAACCGCGGGAAGTGCGCGAGATGGAAAGTCGCCTGACCGGCCATGACATGGCCTTCGACCCGGCCGCGGAAGCGGACGACGACAGTGCTTTCCAGTCGCCGGCCAACTATCTGGAAGACCACCGGTACGACCCGGCGCGTCAACTGGAAGATGCCGACTGGAGCGACAACTCCAACAGCAACCTGCACGAAGCGCTGGAAGTGCTGGACGAGCGCAGCCGTGACATCCTCTACCAGCGCTGGCTGGCAGAAGAGAAAGCCACGCTGCACGACCTGGCGCAGAAGTACAACGTGTCGGCCGAGCGAATCCGTCAGCTCGAGAAGAGCGCGATGAACAAGCTCAAGTTGTCGATCGCCGCGTAA
- the mtgA gene encoding monofunctional biosynthetic peptidoglycan transglycosylase yields MLRTIFRRLTKALLWFAGGSVLLVLVFRFVPPPGTALMVERKVESWVDGEPIDLQRTWKPWDEISDDLKVAVMAGEDQKFPEHWGFDFSAIQAALAHNELGGSIRGASTLSQQVSKNLFLWAGRSYLRKGLEAWFTALIEVFWPKQRILEVYLNSVEWDDGVFGAEAAARHHFGVSAKSLSRQQASYLAAVLPNPRVWSASHPTAYVSRRAGWIRQQMSQLGGDSYLLGLNDSRRAPWSR; encoded by the coding sequence ATGCTGCGTACTATTTTCCGTCGTCTCACGAAGGCCCTGCTCTGGTTCGCCGGTGGCAGCGTTTTGCTGGTGCTGGTGTTTCGCTTCGTGCCGCCGCCGGGTACCGCGCTGATGGTCGAGCGCAAGGTTGAATCCTGGGTCGATGGTGAACCGATTGACCTGCAACGCACGTGGAAGCCTTGGGATGAGATCTCCGACGATCTTAAAGTCGCGGTCATGGCCGGTGAGGATCAGAAGTTTCCCGAGCATTGGGGTTTTGATTTCAGCGCAATCCAAGCTGCACTGGCGCACAACGAGCTCGGCGGCTCGATTCGCGGGGCCAGCACCTTGAGCCAGCAAGTGTCGAAAAACCTGTTTCTGTGGGCCGGTCGCAGCTACCTGCGTAAAGGCCTGGAAGCCTGGTTTACCGCGCTGATCGAAGTATTCTGGCCCAAGCAGCGGATTCTTGAGGTGTACCTGAACAGCGTCGAGTGGGATGACGGGGTGTTTGGCGCCGAAGCCGCAGCCCGCCATCACTTTGGCGTTAGCGCGAAATCGTTGTCACGGCAGCAGGCGAGTTATCTGGCTGCCGTTCTACCCAATCCGCGTGTCTGGAGTGCCAGCCATCCGACCGCTTATGTGTCGCGTCGGGCCGGGTGGATTCGGCAGCAGATGAGTCAGTTGGGTGGGGATAGCTATCTGTTGGGGCTCAATGATTCACGGCGGGCACCGTGGTCTCGATGA